In the Clostridium beijerinckii genome, one interval contains:
- the menA gene encoding 1,4-dihydroxy-2-naphthoate octaprenyltransferase, which yields MTIEKIKLFIRASRPFSLTASAIPVVLGEILALKEPNFNLEYFILSIIAIVFLQASVNLLNDHDDFINKVDTKESHSSSGVVVEGLLTLKEVYRSGILLLILGCLIGLFLAYNVGIMILILGIVGALCGYFYTGKPLMLKYRGLGAPLVFIIFGPLMTLGGYYLQMQKFTIQSLVISIPTALLTTAILHANDIRDIKHDKKAGIKTLSISVGYKNAQIVYSSLIILSYISLIIMIIFKYIPYLSLICLLTVSAAVKNINKLRTAGDSSSNIAELDKESGKLQGQFGILLILSILLAYIL from the coding sequence ATGACAATTGAAAAAATTAAGTTATTTATCAGAGCTTCAAGACCTTTTTCTTTAACAGCTTCAGCAATTCCAGTTGTGCTTGGGGAAATATTAGCATTAAAAGAGCCTAATTTTAATCTTGAATATTTTATACTTTCGATCATAGCAATTGTTTTTCTGCAGGCTTCAGTTAATTTACTGAATGATCATGATGATTTTATAAATAAAGTTGATACAAAGGAATCTCATAGTTCTAGCGGAGTTGTTGTTGAAGGCTTGCTGACTTTAAAAGAAGTTTATAGAAGCGGTATTCTATTACTTATTTTAGGATGTTTAATTGGTTTGTTTTTAGCTTACAATGTAGGCATTATGATTCTCATTTTAGGGATTGTTGGAGCTTTATGTGGATATTTTTACACAGGAAAACCGTTAATGCTTAAATATAGAGGATTAGGTGCACCATTGGTGTTTATAATTTTCGGACCATTAATGACCCTTGGAGGGTATTATCTGCAAATGCAGAAGTTTACTATTCAGTCATTAGTAATATCAATTCCAACAGCACTTCTTACTACTGCAATATTGCATGCTAATGATATCAGGGATATAAAACATGACAAGAAAGCTGGTATTAAAACACTGTCAATAAGTGTAGGCTATAAGAATGCACAAATAGTATATTCAAGCTTGATTATACTTTCGTATATTTCACTCATCATAATGATTATTTTTAAATATATTCCTTATTTAAGTTTGATTTGTTTATTAACAGTATCAGCTGCTGTTAAAAACATTAACAAATTAAGAACAGCTGGAGATTCAAGTAGTAATATCGCAGAACTTGATAAAGAGAGTGGAAAGCTTCAAGGTCAATTTGGAATTCTTTTAATTTTATCTATACTTTTAGCTTATATTTTATAG
- a CDS encoding TlpA disulfide reductase family protein, whose protein sequence is MKNKKLILTVTAIGFAGFLAISYLAYNSLGPKYDKKDINISKDTSQDKEEETDTPTVQDKKAEKDFVVYDEKLNKVKLSDYKGRPVIVNFWASWCPPCKEEMPLFNKLSSKYKAEELTVLMVDLTDGQRETMDKAKKYILDNDYEMKILFDNDGTASINYNIIYIPRTLFIDKDGNIIEDHSGEITEDELKSQVQLLLSK, encoded by the coding sequence ATGAAAAATAAAAAATTAATATTAACAGTAACAGCAATAGGTTTTGCAGGATTTTTAGCTATATCATATTTGGCATATAACTCATTAGGTCCCAAATATGATAAGAAAGATATAAACATAAGTAAAGATACTTCTCAGGATAAAGAAGAAGAGACTGACACTCCTACTGTACAAGATAAAAAAGCGGAAAAGGACTTTGTTGTATATGATGAAAAGCTTAATAAAGTGAAGTTATCAGATTATAAAGGAAGACCTGTTATAGTAAATTTTTGGGCTAGCTGGTGTCCTCCTTGTAAAGAAGAAATGCCTCTATTTAATAAACTTTCAAGTAAATATAAAGCAGAAGAATTAACAGTTTTAATGGTGGATTTAACAGATGGTCAAAGAGAAACAATGGATAAAGCTAAAAAATATATATTAGATAATGATTATGAGATGAAAATTTTATTTGATAATGATGGAACTGCTTCAATAAATTATAATATTATATATATACCTAGAACTTTATTTATTGATAAAGATGGAAATATAATTGAAGATCATTCAGGAGAAATAACTGAAGATGAATTAAAAAGTCAAGTGCAGCTATTATTGAGTAAATGA
- a CDS encoding CPBP family intramembrane glutamic endopeptidase: MEREKSKNKIIISSLIMATILWFVIFVLKPFNFWIEMGVSILSLVMVALFSEKNLISFRNIKLRHILIGIISAIILYFVFYAGNIISGYLFPFKDAQIASVYSNRAQGNSLLIGALLLFIIGPGEEIYWRGFIQNNLAKKFGKDKGYIFATLLYAGVHIITFNFMLVVAALVCGIYWGWIYKKEKSLVPIIISHAIWDFTVFVLFPLM, translated from the coding sequence TTGGAGAGAGAGAAAAGTAAGAATAAGATCATTATTTCTTCATTAATTATGGCTACAATATTGTGGTTTGTAATATTTGTATTAAAACCATTTAATTTTTGGATTGAAATGGGAGTATCCATATTATCGTTAGTAATGGTAGCTTTGTTTTCTGAAAAGAACTTAATTTCATTTAGAAATATAAAGTTAAGACACATATTAATCGGAATTATTTCAGCAATAATATTGTACTTTGTTTTCTATGCTGGAAATATAATTTCGGGATATTTATTTCCGTTTAAAGATGCTCAAATTGCATCAGTTTATAGCAATAGAGCACAAGGAAATTCATTACTTATTGGAGCTCTATTATTATTTATAATAGGGCCGGGAGAAGAAATATATTGGCGTGGATTTATACAAAACAATCTTGCAAAAAAATTTGGTAAAGATAAAGGATATATATTTGCAACTCTATTGTACGCTGGTGTTCATATAATTACATTTAACTTTATGCTTGTGGTAGCTGCTTTAGTATGTGGAATATATTGGGGATGGATTTATAAGAAAGAAAAAAGCCTCGTTCCAATAATAATATCTCATGCAATTTGGGATTTTACTGTATTTGTTTTGTTTCCACTAATGTAA
- a CDS encoding NifB/NifX family molybdenum-iron cluster-binding protein — protein sequence MKIALPSRNNNIDDHFGHCEYYTIFTVDTQAKKIVDSETLESPAGCGCKSNIASTLSDMGVKVLLAGNMGEGAVRVLSNAGIEVLRGCSGDVKAVAEKWLEGSLIDSGDSCHNHECHN from the coding sequence ATGAAAATTGCATTACCCTCACGTAATAACAATATTGATGATCATTTCGGTCACTGTGAATATTACACAATCTTCACGGTTGATACACAAGCCAAAAAAATAGTAGATTCTGAAACCCTTGAATCTCCAGCTGGATGTGGCTGCAAATCTAATATAGCATCTACGCTTTCTGATATGGGTGTTAAAGTTTTACTTGCTGGCAATATGGGTGAAGGAGCGGTAAGAGTTTTAAGCAACGCAGGAATAGAAGTATTACGTGGATGTTCTGGAGATGTAAAAGCAGTTGCTGAAAAATGGCTTGAAGGTTCTCTTATAGATTCTGGAGATTCGTGTCACAATCACGAATGTCATAACTAA
- a CDS encoding cytochrome c biogenesis CcdA family protein — protein MEYFLLFLEGIITFISPCILPMIPLYISYFAGDNITNNKYNALVNSLGFVLGFTVIFTLLGSLAGSFGSFIKTESNIINIISGLLLIVFGINYIGLFKISFLERSSKINVQIKTFKFLSSILFGMIFAIGWTPCVGIFLSAALMSAVNSHDILKGTLMLLIYSIGLGIPFIICAILIDSLKDTFNLIKRNYKIINMLSGLILIIVGIAIMTGYLNKLISFLTI, from the coding sequence ATGGAATATTTTCTATTATTTTTAGAAGGAATTATAACATTTATATCACCATGCATTTTGCCTATGATACCTCTTTACATATCGTATTTTGCAGGAGACAATATAACAAATAATAAGTATAATGCATTAGTAAATTCTTTAGGGTTTGTATTGGGATTTACAGTGATATTTACGCTGCTTGGAAGTCTTGCAGGGTCTTTTGGAAGTTTCATAAAAACTGAAAGTAATATCATTAATATAATAAGCGGATTATTGTTAATTGTTTTTGGAATCAATTATATTGGGTTATTTAAAATATCATTTTTAGAAAGAAGTTCAAAGATAAATGTGCAAATAAAAACTTTTAAGTTTTTATCATCAATTTTATTTGGAATGATTTTTGCAATAGGATGGACACCTTGCGTAGGCATATTCTTAAGTGCAGCTTTAATGAGTGCAGTTAACTCTCACGATATATTAAAAGGGACACTAATGCTTTTAATATACAGTATAGGACTTGGAATACCTTTTATAATATGCGCTATTTTAATAGATAGCTTAAAAGATACTTTTAACTTAATAAAACGAAATTACAAAATTATAAATATGTTATCTGGGTTAATCCTTATAATTGTAGGAATTGCAATTATGACTGGATATCTAAACAAATTAATTTCATTCCTTACAATCTAG
- a CDS encoding 4Fe-4S binding protein, with translation MSKLDKKLSDETKASQEQRGNNLLNNKILKSFIKSKWYPGIFQLFVGIVFAFIVFELLTGPDEAHDNFGTAGTWVLWWPILPILLFLTGRFWCAICPFGALSDVVQKFVGSKKPVPKFLRKYGVWLIDAMFLAITWSDHVFGVVESPRGSGTLLLLITIGVIFSGAFWERRTWCRYLCFLGGLSGNYSRAGMLQLRGTKDICAKCTAAHCYKGSERAEGCPMFEFPKTMEDNAECNFCGNCVKNCPNNSIQISLRPPTKELWFIRKPRLDASFLAVVIMGIVFVQNITMLEIWDGMLAWLENVTGTQNYAITFTITFIIAMAIPVALLSITGLVAKTFNKASLKENFTKYGYALIPLDMAAHIAHNLFHLLAEGKSVFYTFIELFGVEIQHTSSAILDDPTIQAFQFILIAIGTLGSIYTVYKISKNNYESKKVSTTIVYSILLILLAVVNIMLFSLPMAMRM, from the coding sequence ATGTCGAAGTTGGACAAGAAACTTAGTGATGAAACAAAGGCATCACAAGAGCAAAGAGGAAATAATTTATTAAATAATAAAATACTTAAGAGCTTCATTAAAAGTAAGTGGTATCCAGGAATATTTCAGCTATTTGTAGGAATAGTATTTGCATTCATCGTGTTTGAATTACTAACTGGACCTGACGAAGCTCACGATAACTTTGGTACAGCGGGAACTTGGGTATTGTGGTGGCCTATACTTCCAATACTATTATTTTTAACAGGTAGGTTTTGGTGTGCTATATGTCCATTTGGAGCCTTAAGTGATGTAGTACAAAAATTTGTAGGAAGCAAAAAGCCAGTACCTAAATTTCTAAGAAAATACGGAGTATGGCTTATAGATGCAATGTTCTTAGCAATTACATGGAGTGATCACGTTTTTGGAGTCGTTGAATCACCTAGAGGTTCAGGAACATTACTCCTACTTATTACAATTGGTGTAATATTCTCAGGTGCTTTTTGGGAACGTAGAACCTGGTGTAGATATCTATGTTTCTTAGGCGGATTATCTGGAAATTATTCAAGAGCAGGGATGCTGCAATTACGTGGAACAAAAGATATATGTGCTAAATGTACAGCAGCACATTGTTATAAAGGGAGTGAAAGGGCAGAAGGATGTCCTATGTTTGAATTCCCAAAAACTATGGAAGATAATGCAGAATGTAATTTCTGTGGTAATTGTGTAAAGAATTGTCCTAACAATTCAATTCAAATATCATTGCGTCCACCTACTAAAGAATTATGGTTTATTAGAAAGCCACGATTAGATGCATCATTTTTAGCTGTTGTAATTATGGGTATAGTATTTGTACAAAACATTACAATGTTAGAAATATGGGATGGAATGCTTGCATGGCTTGAAAATGTAACAGGAACACAAAATTATGCTATTACTTTTACTATAACATTTATTATAGCTATGGCTATACCAGTAGCATTGTTATCTATAACAGGATTAGTTGCAAAAACATTTAATAAAGCTTCGTTAAAAGAAAATTTCACGAAGTATGGATATGCGCTCATACCATTAGATATGGCTGCACATATAGCTCATAATTTATTCCATTTACTAGCAGAAGGAAAATCTGTATTCTATACATTTATAGAATTATTTGGAGTTGAAATTCAACATACATCTTCAGCTATTTTAGATGACCCAACGATACAAGCGTTTCAGTTTATATTAATAGCAATTGGAACTCTTGGTTCAATATATACTGTATATAAAATATCGAAGAATAATTATGAATCTAAAAAAGTTAGCACAACAATAGTATATTCTATTCTTTTAATATTACTAGCAGTAGTTAATATAATGTTATTCTCACTACCTATGGCAATGCGTATGTAA
- the ubiE gene encoding bifunctional demethylmenaquinone methyltransferase/2-methoxy-6-polyprenyl-1,4-benzoquinol methylase UbiE: MAEINVTDVEKIFSVIAKRYDMLNSILTLNIDRLWRRKAIKICNIKEGHQVLDLCCGTGQMINYECKAVGKNTAVIGIDFSQEMLNVGAKRLNQSLKDYKYELIKGSILELPFEENTFDCITIAFGLRNIPDKNKALSEIYRVLKPGGKVVCLELSKPNIHILKNMYDLYFNHVLPAVGSIGTGDKKAYYYLRDSVNNFMNKKQLKEALEKIGFKNSEYESLTFGIASIHYGNK; the protein is encoded by the coding sequence ATGGCAGAAATCAATGTAACAGATGTGGAAAAGATTTTTTCTGTTATTGCAAAGAGATATGATATGTTAAATTCAATATTAACATTAAATATTGATAGATTATGGAGAAGAAAAGCAATAAAAATCTGTAATATTAAGGAGGGGCATCAAGTATTAGATTTGTGCTGCGGTACAGGACAAATGATTAATTATGAATGTAAGGCAGTTGGAAAAAATACAGCAGTTATCGGTATAGATTTTAGCCAAGAAATGCTTAACGTTGGAGCGAAAAGACTAAATCAATCATTAAAGGATTATAAGTATGAATTAATCAAAGGCAGTATTTTAGAATTACCCTTTGAAGAAAATACTTTTGACTGCATCACAATTGCTTTTGGATTAAGAAATATTCCAGATAAAAACAAAGCATTATCAGAAATATACAGAGTCTTAAAACCAGGAGGAAAAGTGGTATGCCTAGAACTTTCTAAACCCAATATACATATTTTAAAAAATATGTACGACTTATATTTTAATCATGTGTTACCAGCAGTAGGATCAATAGGTACAGGTGATAAAAAGGCATATTATTATCTTAGAGATTCAGTAAATAATTTTATGAATAAAAAGCAGCTTAAAGAAGCGCTAGAGAAGATAGGTTTTAAAAATTCAGAATATGAATCTTTAACTTTTGGAATTGCATCCATACATTATGGCAATAAATAA
- a CDS encoding DUF134 domain-containing protein translates to MARPTKFRRVEFFPEDDYFVPCGKPKCQIEEIALKVEELEAMRLKDIEELNQEECAEKMQVSRQTFQNIIDSARKKVVTALTEGKAIRISGGHYTTKLCKFKCAECETIYEINYDQDRAVCPSCGSDKVMCNKKAGFCKNWCKGNNIE, encoded by the coding sequence GTGGCAAGACCAACTAAATTTAGAAGAGTGGAATTTTTCCCAGAAGATGATTATTTTGTACCATGTGGAAAGCCAAAATGTCAAATCGAAGAAATAGCTTTAAAAGTGGAAGAACTTGAAGCCATGAGATTAAAGGATATTGAGGAGTTAAATCAAGAAGAATGTGCTGAAAAAATGCAGGTATCGAGGCAGACATTTCAGAATATAATAGATAGCGCAAGAAAAAAAGTAGTTACAGCTCTAACAGAAGGTAAGGCAATAAGGATAAGTGGTGGTCATTATACTACAAAGCTTTGTAAATTTAAATGTGCAGAATGTGAAACAATTTATGAAATAAATTATGATCAAGATAGAGCGGTATGCCCAAGTTGTGGATCTGATAAAGTTATGTGCAATAAAAAAGCAGGATTTTGTAAAAATTGGTGTAAAGGAAATAATATAGAGTAG